From the Entomomonas sp. E2T0 genome, one window contains:
- the rng gene encoding ribonuclease G, whose amino-acid sequence MSTEIFINVTPMETRVAFVENSILQEVYMERTLKRGIVGNIYKGQVIRVLPGMQAAFINIGLDKAAFIHVAELTNREIDQPQEEDITKLLKEGQHLIVQVTKDPIGTKGARLTTQLSLPSHYLVYMPQTQHIGISLRIEDELERERLKQLVTECIEEEAIVEGGFIIRTAAEGIAKSELLTDIRYLNKLWNQVKGHIEKAQASSLIYEDLPLNLRIVRDFINPTIHRVYIDSQETFHKAEQFLQEFLPELSDRLKLYMNDPPLFDIYGIEQELQKAIERKVSLKSGGYLVIDNTEAMTTIDVNTGGFVGHKNLEETIFKTNLEAATAIARQLRLRNLGGIIIIDFIDMELEEHRDQVLQTLQKELEKDHSKTNVLGFTELGLVQMTRKRTRENLEQTLCEPCFQCHGKGTLKTSETVCYEIFREIMRIARAYPTNRYLILANQKIVDRLLDEESNNVADLETFIGKTISFQVENLYTQDQYDVVPQ is encoded by the coding sequence ATGAGCACTGAGATTTTTATAAATGTCACCCCTATGGAAACAAGAGTTGCTTTTGTAGAAAATAGCATTCTGCAAGAAGTATATATGGAACGTACCCTTAAACGAGGCATTGTTGGTAACATTTATAAAGGTCAAGTAATCCGAGTACTACCAGGAATGCAAGCTGCCTTTATTAATATAGGCTTAGATAAAGCTGCTTTTATTCACGTAGCAGAGCTTACCAATCGTGAAATTGACCAACCACAAGAAGAAGATATTACTAAACTATTGAAAGAAGGGCAGCACCTAATTGTACAAGTCACTAAGGATCCCATAGGAACTAAAGGTGCTCGATTAACCACGCAACTGTCTCTCCCCTCTCATTATCTAGTATATATGCCACAAACACAGCATATTGGTATTTCACTTCGTATTGAAGATGAGTTAGAGCGAGAACGGCTTAAACAATTAGTCACTGAATGTATTGAAGAGGAAGCAATAGTAGAGGGTGGTTTTATTATTCGCACAGCAGCTGAAGGCATTGCTAAATCGGAACTACTAACAGATATTCGTTATCTCAATAAACTATGGAATCAAGTAAAAGGCCATATTGAGAAAGCTCAAGCTTCCTCACTAATCTATGAAGATTTACCACTCAATTTACGTATAGTACGTGATTTCATTAATCCAACCATTCATAGAGTATACATAGACTCACAAGAAACTTTCCACAAAGCTGAACAATTTTTACAAGAATTTCTACCTGAGCTTAGTGACCGTTTAAAACTTTATATGAATGATCCTCCTCTCTTCGATATTTATGGAATAGAGCAAGAGCTACAAAAAGCTATCGAAAGAAAAGTATCTCTCAAGTCTGGCGGCTATTTAGTAATTGATAACACCGAAGCCATGACCACCATAGATGTTAATACAGGAGGCTTTGTAGGACATAAAAATCTTGAAGAAACCATATTCAAAACAAATCTTGAAGCTGCCACAGCTATAGCTCGCCAACTAAGACTGCGTAATCTAGGTGGTATTATTATCATTGATTTTATTGATATGGAACTTGAAGAGCACCGCGATCAAGTCCTACAAACACTGCAAAAAGAACTTGAAAAAGACCACTCAAAAACTAATGTACTAGGATTTACAGAACTTGGGCTAGTACAAATGACACGCAAACGAACTCGTGAAAATCTTGAGCAAACACTCTGCGAACCCTGTTTCCAATGTCATGGGAAAGGCACATTAAAAACGTCTGAAACAGTTTGTTATGAAATTTTTAGAGAAATCATGAGAATTGCTAGAGCTTATCCTACTAATCGTTATTTAATACTCGCTAACCAAAAAATTGTTGATCGTTTATTAGATGAAGAATCTAACAATGTGGCAGATCTTGAAACATTTATTGGTAAAACCATTAGTTTTCAAGTAGAAAATCTTTATACACAAGATCAATATGATGTTGTTCCACAATAA
- the mreC gene encoding rod shape-determining protein MreC, whose translation MKSLFPRGLSKRFKAITLSILAIVAMVVDARFEVLIPVRHKIGIVTSQLYAVTNIPNKIWGTIQEQFSSHSELLAENERLKAQSLLLEQKLQKLASLTEQNVRLRELLNSTSLVDEKAVVSELIGIDPNPSTFRYLIDKGSSDGVFIGQAILDAKGIMGQVIDVMPHSAWVLLITDTTHSIPIMVNRNGLRAIATGTGEDLLEIRYVPNNEDIQVNDLLVSSGLGGNFPAGYPVAVVSKIEHDNGTPFATIYAKPTAALNRSRYVLLIFTSRQILDNSHDTATSESPETPAEEETTP comes from the coding sequence ATTAAATCTTTATTCCCTAGGGGACTTTCCAAAAGATTTAAAGCCATAACATTGTCCATTTTGGCTATTGTTGCTATGGTTGTAGACGCTCGTTTTGAAGTTCTTATACCTGTACGCCATAAGATAGGTATAGTTACCTCACAACTTTATGCTGTTACCAATATCCCTAATAAAATATGGGGTACTATTCAAGAGCAATTTTCAAGTCACAGTGAATTATTGGCTGAAAATGAACGTTTAAAAGCACAATCCTTATTATTAGAACAAAAACTACAGAAACTAGCCTCTCTTACAGAACAAAATGTTCGTTTAAGAGAATTATTAAACTCAACCAGCTTAGTTGATGAAAAAGCTGTTGTCAGTGAACTTATAGGTATTGACCCAAACCCTAGCACCTTCCGTTATCTAATTGATAAAGGCAGTAGTGATGGTGTTTTTATAGGACAAGCCATATTAGATGCCAAAGGTATTATGGGCCAAGTAATCGATGTTATGCCTCATAGTGCGTGGGTTTTATTAATTACTGATACTACCCATAGTATTCCTATTATGGTCAATCGTAATGGCTTAAGAGCCATTGCCACAGGTACAGGTGAAGACTTACTAGAGATACGCTATGTTCCTAATAATGAAGATATTCAAGTTAATGACCTTTTAGTAAGCTCAGGTTTAGGTGGTAACTTCCCTGCGGGTTATCCTGTAGCTGTTGTTTCTAAAATTGAGCATGATAATGGCACTCCCTTTGCCACTATTTATGCCAAACCCACTGCTGCACTCAATCGTAGCCGTTATGTATTATTAATATTTACTTCAAGACAAATACTTGATAACAGTCATGACACTGCCACATCAGAATCCCCAGAAACACCAGCAGAGGAAGAGACAACGCCATGA
- a CDS encoding Maf family protein — MSVLYLASASPRRQALLKQLGITFSVINADIDETPHHNELPESYVQRLAIAKAKAGFTQLSDQQKEIACILAADTTVSINNKILGKPHSQQQAITMLAELSNKTHKVFTAITLYYQNQLISQVITTEVTMRAISEEEAIAYWQTGEPKDKAGGYAIQGLAAMFIEKIEGDYYSVVGLPIFATTQLLKQVGIYPLIKNK; from the coding sequence ATGAGTGTTCTTTATCTTGCCTCAGCATCCCCTCGTCGGCAAGCACTGCTTAAGCAATTAGGTATAACTTTTTCCGTTATTAATGCAGATATAGACGAAACACCTCATCACAATGAATTACCTGAAAGCTATGTACAGCGTTTAGCTATTGCTAAAGCGAAAGCAGGTTTTACACAACTATCAGACCAACAAAAAGAAATAGCTTGTATCTTAGCGGCTGATACCACTGTTAGTATAAATAATAAAATACTTGGTAAACCCCACTCACAGCAACAAGCTATAACTATGTTAGCTGAGTTATCTAATAAAACTCATAAAGTTTTTACAGCAATTACCTTATACTATCAAAATCAACTTATTAGTCAGGTTATCACCACTGAGGTAACCATGCGAGCCATCTCTGAAGAAGAAGCTATTGCTTATTGGCAAACTGGGGAACCTAAAGATAAAGCAGGTGGATATGCTATTCAAGGATTGGCTGCTATGTTTATTGAAAAAATAGAAGGTGATTATTACTCGGTAGTTGGTTTACCCATATTCGCTACAACCCAATTATTAAAGCAGGTTGGCATTTATCCACTAATAAAGAATAAATAA
- the mreD gene encoding rod shape-determining protein MreD: protein MTAHHLRGGWAIWTSVLVALLLSITPLPQSLNAFRPLWVSLVFIYWSLFLPHRVSMVAAFIFGVLLDVMVNSLLGQNALVLVLTVYISLLFQHKIRPQPIVRQTIMVSVILILGQLIQLWIYVLTGIYPSNFSIFDYIFPIITSAIMWPWLSAALRALRIRIGIN, encoded by the coding sequence ATGACAGCACATCATCTTAGAGGCGGTTGGGCTATTTGGACCAGTGTATTAGTTGCTTTATTACTGAGCATTACACCTCTTCCCCAATCCCTTAATGCTTTTCGCCCATTATGGGTTTCTTTAGTATTTATCTATTGGTCTTTATTTCTACCCCATCGTGTAAGCATGGTAGCAGCCTTTATTTTTGGTGTACTACTAGATGTTATGGTTAATAGTTTACTAGGTCAAAACGCGCTAGTTTTAGTCTTAACCGTATATATCAGCTTACTCTTCCAACATAAAATTAGGCCGCAACCCATTGTCAGACAAACCATAATGGTTTCTGTTATCTTAATATTAGGACAACTAATCCAATTATGGATTTATGTTTTAACAGGTATTTATCCCAGTAACTTCAGTATTTTTGATTATATCTTTCCTATCATTACCAGTGCTATTATGTGGCCATGGCTATCCGCAGCACTAAGAGCTTTACGGATACGAATAGGGATTAACTAA